From the Quercus lobata isolate SW786 chromosome 6, ValleyOak3.0 Primary Assembly, whole genome shotgun sequence genome, one window contains:
- the LOC115994695 gene encoding 60S ribosomal protein L23, with translation MSKRGRGGSAGNKFRMSLGLPVAATVNCADNTGAKNLYIISVKGIKGRLNRLPSACVGDMVMATVKKGKPDLRKKVLPAVIVRQRKPWRRKDGVFMYFEDNAGVIVNPKGEMKGSAITGPIGKECADLWPRIASAANAIV, from the exons ATGTCGAAGCGAG GACGTGGAGGGTCTGCTGGTAACAAATTCAGGATGTCACTGGGTCTGCCAGTGGCTGCAACAGTCAACTGTGCTGATAACACTGGGGCAAAGAACCTGTACATCATTTCCGTGAAGGGAATCAAGGGTCGCTTGAACAGGTTACCATCTGCTTGTGTTGGTGACATGGTGATGGCCACTGTCAAGAAAGGGAAGCCTGATCTCAGGAAGAAGGTGTTGCCTGCAGTCATTGTGAGGCAGCGCAAGCCATGGCGCCGAAAGGATGGGGTCTTCATGTACTTTGAAG ATAATGCTGGGGTAATCGTGAATCCCAAGGGAGAGATGAAAG gaTCTGCTATTACTGGTCCTATTGGGAAGGAATGTGCGGATCTTTGGCCAAGGATTGCAAGTGCTGCCAATGCCATTGTTTAA